Genomic DNA from Heteronotia binoei isolate CCM8104 ecotype False Entrance Well chromosome 8, APGP_CSIRO_Hbin_v1, whole genome shotgun sequence:
GAATTGAAAACAGTGTCGCTGTGCTGCCATTGACATGTTACAGCAACAGCATGAAAACAAACTGTGGTCAAATGACTAATATTCCTCTATTCCACTAATACGTTGCATACAAAATACTTCTGTGCACTAGTTCATACACAGGAAATAAGTTCATGACTATTAAATGGCTATTTAACCTTtcaagagatccagtttggtgtagtggttaaatgtgcggactcttaaagaacataagagaagccatgttggatcaggccattggcccatccagtccaacactctgtgtcacagaagaacagaagagaagccatgttggatcaggccaatggcccctccagtccagcactctgtttcacatgagaacataagagaagccctgttggatcaggccaatggcccatccagtccaacactctgtgtcacacagtggccaatatatgtgtgtgtgtgtatatatatatatatatatatatatctgggagaaccgggtttgattccccactcctcctcctgcagctgctggaatggccttgggttaaccagagctatcgcaggagttgtccttgaaagggcagcttctggaacagctctctcagcctcacccacctcacagggggtctgttgtggggggagaagatataggagattgtaagctgctctgaaactctgattcagagagaagggcggggtataaatcttcaattcttcttcttccttgtacCAGTATGGGTGTACAGGGTAACAGCTAGTTCAGGAACTAAGCTGTAGTGAACCCTTGTTGGTGGCTAGTTGGTTGGATCCTCAGATTCCAATTGGGAAGACTTGTCTGGGGCCtggactcagtggtagagcatctgctgggcatgcagaaggtcccaggttcaatccccggcatccccagatAAAAGGATCAAGGAataggagatgggaaagacctccgcctgagaccctggagagccactgccagtctgagtagaccatactgaccttgatggcccaaggATCTGATTTAGCACAAGGCAAGTTCATGTGTTCGTGTGTCCCTGttttttttattggaggagccgtggctcagtggtagaacatctgctctgCACACAGAAGGGTCCCAGGTTAATTCCCTGGAAGTTTaaattgaaaggaccaggcaggagttgATGGGAAGGAcctttttctgcctgagaccctggagagctgctgccagtctgagtaggcaatgctgacagggatggagtgatggcgTGATCCAGTATAAAGCAATCTCATGCGTAATAATGGGGCTACATGGAGAAGTGTGGCAGGAACAGCTTCTCCAGTCATTACAAAACCTCCACGGGAGGCCAGTTTGCAGCAGTCCCAAGAAAACGACATGCAAGACCCAGGTTTGCTTCAACAAGTTTACAGAACCAGCAGGCTAATTTCAATCCACTGGACCTTGAACACACCGTGAAGCCAGCCTAACCCCAAGCTGGGGTGTGTAGCTTAAACTAAACATCTTATATACTAATAGCTGGCTGCAATAATGCTGCCTTCCACGTCATGTATAAAGCCAGGTTTTTTCAGCTCGGTTCTGGCACCACAAGTGATGGCAGAGGCCATTTCAGTGGGTCGTCATCTGCGTctctctcagcttcccctccttgAATCACCTGCCCTTGGTCtccacaggacaggaaggaagaagatggGGCTCCTCTCCTGTTTCAACCTGGCCTTCCTCGGCTTCCTGATCGCTGGTCCATCCCCAAGAGGTGAGTTTCTGCAGATGATAACTTACCTTACTGTGGACCTGTCTGCACATAACAATTTATGATAATTCCCAGAGATGTGAAAATGTGTCTATTGCAGAATCCATCCTTCCTTTTTCAGGGAGAGTCCCATAAGCAAGTTTCTGCCATCCCTCACTCACAGGAGAGTCACAGGGAACTCATCTGACATAGGGTACATTTCTCATGGGTGCAGGCATTTAAAGAGGAACAGCTTCAAAAGGAACCCTCTAGATGAGGGGCTGGTTATGTTTTTAAGTCTATGGGCAGCTTTGGAATCCTGAAACAGGGTGGTGGGCGtaaaccaaaatggctgccacaggagatggagccaaGCCCAAAGAGaagcaatataagataaccattggaagcaataaaactttcatgcaaagcatgtaaatatgcatttttagtgaagtaaagcaacaacaaaactaaggaaaactgaacattcttgaaattttccccacaaagtctctcaacaatcaccaagaatgatagcctcttcaaataggacttaatgaagacgtgggtgaagtctttaatttcttagtgtcccactcgtgatggtacagagagaataaggagcCGCTTTTAAagggactcctcacggtttcaatagttagttcttcatcagcctctttctcccgacgttacatggagccacagctctattctttacaacaggggtggccaacagtagctctccagatgtttttgcctacaactcccatcagtcccagccagcatggccaatggctggggctgatgggagttgtgggcaaaaaatatctggagagctaccgttaaccacccctgctttacaacatggatccacgcaTGCTCCAATTTGCTGCTACCGACTCTATGGCCCATAGAGAAGGCTGATGTGTATGGGAGAAGAGGGGAAATTTGAAAAATACAAGaagaaagaggagtgagagagaataaaagaaatgttgtagtggcagctgccactgggggaaaatgaaaaacattatttaaatctgcagagccaatcgactcttcagtggccaatcagaacccACCTTCTTAAAACGGTGGGTGAGTGTCAACAACAGTATTAGTGGGCACAATGGGGAGTCCTGCTCTAGACTCAAACACTGAAAGGATTCTCTGGTTCTGGAAGACAAACTGCCGGACTGCTCTGAAAAGGTGCCAGCTCCCTAGCACCAGAGGTCCCATCTCCTCCCATTTCTCCTCACATTCAGTCCCTTCCTCCAGGTGCACAGGCATTTAACACCTtgccccttccttcttctctctcccccctccatccTCCCTTCTTTTCCCCTGAGCAGGTGTGGGAGCCTTATCGTGTCCTTCAGGATGGCTGTTTTACCAAGGCAACTGCTATGGATTGTTCCAAGATAAATTGACCTGGGCTGAGGCAGAGGTAAGGGGTTCTTCTAGGTCCAGATCTCGCTGAGGAAGGGAAGTCAGCAtcctgccatgttggatcaggccaatagcccatccagtccaacactctgtgtcacataaaaacagaagagaagccatgtttgatcaggccaatggcccatccagtccaacactctgtgtcacacaagaacataagagaagccatgttggaacaggccaatggcccatccagtccaacactctgtgtcacagaagaacataagagaagccatattgggtcaggccagtggcccctccagtccaacactctgtgtcacagaagaacgtaagagaatccatgttggatcaggtcaatggcccatccagtccaacaagtgggcaacatgtgtgtgtgtgtatacatacacacacacacacgcatatatatatatatactgtggctaatagccactgatggatctctgctccatatttatacatacatacatatacacgcatacacacacacacacacacacagtggctaatagccactgatggacctctgctccatatttatgtccaatcccctcttaaagctggctatgcttgtagctgccgccacctcctgtggcagggaattccatcaAGACACAAGTTAAAATGGAAAATCTTAAAACTGAGGAGCAGTAAAACCAGTCTTTCGGATACTATAGCAGGCAACACAGAACTTGGCAACAGCTTCAGAAATGAGCTGGTTTTCATCCGAAAGCATGGGATTAAGACATTCTGATTCCAGCAGCCCAGAATCTGCCCTTAATagtattttttgctccataagacgcacctagtttttagaggcgtttgtgtgaattttttgcagtattcgctccttaagatgcacacactttcccctgcactttttttgggggggaaagtgagtcttatggagcaaaaaatacagTAGATTCTATATGTTTTCCATGGGCCTCTTTATACCAGGAACACCTAAGAATTATGTGCTCCCCCTAAACCACAGTGGCAAAGCCTTTGCGCAAAAGGGATCCCCTTGGACCTGCCCCCGAGAACGGCTGAGGGACGCGCCgtccttcttttttttaaataatttttttccttTATTATAAACTCAAACAGTTTACAGAAAAACATCAAAATTCCAAAATATGAAACAACGTAAACTCACCAGTAATGTGACACAAATTAAGACAAAGTTAAATAATTAGCAAAACGGATTCTTAAAAAAGGAGACTATTTTTCCATTACAGATTTATGTTAGCACATGACTGTCCCTCATCAGAAATCTTATCTAGTGTAAAGTAATCCCAAACTTCGAGAtaccaagcgggcagccgtgttggtctgaggcagttgaacaaagcaggagttaagtggcacctttaagaccaacccatttttatttagaacgtcagcttttgtgtgctcttaagcccacttcatcagacgaggaatccagcacagtgagcaaagctatACAGAGCTGAGccgagccatacagagctggtaggctgtggcccagaatgcaacatggtacagatttaagaaccaatgacagtgaagtaaaatgatctggtaggcagtggtttagaatagtaaaatggtacaatggcagaatagtaaaattaacaacttgacaaacctttgatctgagtagcatgagcatgcaaaagcaacaaaacggtagtatgtcaaaatgtgagattggcTGTCAATggcaatgggagatgggttcaatatatttAATGGGataagtccctgtttgagtgtgtcaatacagctaaaagagaaatacattggatagtgatgttcttgtccacctaatttactgtttaacatgtaaacataattctagtttgccataggaaaaaggaacacaataaaatatagtgaaaatgggtaaagcaatgtcaagcatgtgggttcaatgacgagtcgaggttgctacaaagactacgtttattgatagactgatactttggctcaagccgtggcttgagaagaatgaatccaatacattgatacacaagttttaagatacacttcaaagggattcctatggggaggggaagcaggggagcgttcacacacagaatatcaaaactacgtacattcccagggcgttatcaggcactctgccttgcattgcccagatggcgcttcctcccgcaggaggattcatgggaaggtgctgattgctttgttccctctaattagcagtcataaaacaaagaggaggcaggaaaagataatcaactagcagcatttggttctataTGATCTTACCCACGCCTGCTTTTTGTCAGAccataaacccatcagttattgatcagaatcagCCATGCTTGACAAGCATATGTAATGATATATACAGCCAATTTGAGATACCAAGCCCatagactaggggtggccaacggtagctctccagatgttttttgcctacaactcccatcagccccagccagcaccgACGacggctagggctgatgggagttgtaggcaaacaacatctggagagctaccgttggcaacccctggaCTAGGGGATTGCTCATCTTCCCATTCACAAGCATGAACCGCTTTAGCGGCAGTGAGCAAAGTCATTACAGGCTCTTTATCCTATTTCAAAGCAAACCCAGATTCCCAAAGATTCAAAAGAATCAAACTCGCTGTCATTCTTCTAAATAATTACCCTAGATGACcacagagcacccccccccctctccttcctgCCCGTGAGGTAAAAAAGGCCTTTTCTGTCGCCACCATCAGATCGACTGCCAAAGCCAAGGCCGCAATGGTCACCTCACTTCCATCACCAGCCAAGCAGAGGGAGCTGTGCTGGCCAACCTCATCAAGGCCTCTCCACTAGATGACGTGAATGTCTGGATTGGACTCCATGACCCCCAGAAGGTGAGTGTCTCGCATTGCTTCTCTGGGTTTAGGAGTTTGGAGGGTGAAATCTGTGGCGTTCCACAATCCCCGGtgagtccccaccccaccccaggctccacccccactccaGGAATATCTCAGCCCAAAGTTGGCATCCCTCCATTAGGACTTTGGTTCTTGCCTTCAGAACAATGAATCTGCTCTTTGGTCAACAGCCCAATTTAaaggaagaagacaacattggatttatattccgccctcgaCTCAGAGTGGCTCGTAATctccttctgcccccacaacagacaccctgtgaggtgggtggggctgagagggctctcccagaagctgccctttcaaggagaacctctgccagagttatggctgacccaaggtcattccagcagctgccagtggaggaggggggaatcaaacctggttctcccagataagagagctctggctgacccaaggccattccagcagctgcaagtggaggaggggggaatcaaacctggttctcccagataagagagctctggctgacccaaggccattccagcagctgcaagtggagaagggggggaatcaaacccggttctcccagataagagagctctggctgacccaaggccattccagcagctgcaggtggaggaggggggaatcaaacccggttctccaagataagagagctctggctgacccaaggccattccagcagctgcaggtggaggagtggggaatcaaacccggttctccccgataagagagctctggctgacccaaggccattccagcagctgcaagtggaggagtggggaatcaaacccggttctcccagataagagagctctggctgacccaaggccattccagcagctgcaagtggaggagtggggaatcaaacccggttctcccaaataagagagctctggctgacccaaggccattccagcagctgcaagtggagagtagggaaccaaacctggttctcccagataagaagactgcagatttataccccgttcttctctctgaatcagagactcagagcagcttacaatctcctttatcttcctcccccacaacaaacaccctgtgaggtgggtggggctgagaggactctcacagcagctgccctttcaag
This window encodes:
- the LOC132576679 gene encoding lithostathine-1-beta-like, which produces MGLLSCFNLAFLGFLIAGPSPRGVGALSCPSGWLFYQGNCYGLFQDKLTWAEAEIDCQSQGRNGHLTSITSQAEGAVLANLIKASPLDDVNVWIGLHDPQKNGRWRWSNRSLVNYKSWFTGMPDNYKNQEYCTELWRQSGYVGWNDVNCKHERPYICKYEL